In Lachnospiraceae bacterium, one DNA window encodes the following:
- the nagE gene encoding N-acetylglucosamine-specific PTS transporter subunit IIBC, whose product MMKFFQKLGKSLMLPVACLPVCGILMGIGYILAPAAMAGEVQGFTAGGLSYSIGLFLIKAGGALIDNMSWLFAVGVGVGMADDSDGTAGLAGLVSMYMITTLLSPGAVAGITGHEAAPAFGKIINQFVGILSGLIGSACYNKYKTVKLPDALAFFSGKRAVAIFTAIYSIVAALVLFVVWPLVYGGLVALGEAFIGMGAVGAGIYAFFNRLLIPFGLHHALNSVFWFDVAGISDLSKFWGNTGVYGQTGMYMTGFFPFMMFGLPAACIAMYQTAKPAKKKMVYGLLASAAFCSFFTGVTEPIEFSFMFLAPGLYVVHALLAGITAGITVALPIRAGFSFSGGAVDMVLSSFTPLAENPWLLIPVGIAVGVLYYIVFRFAITKFNLKTPGREDDDAEELKATLANNDYTSVAKIVLEGVGGPENVTSIDNCITRLRLEVKDYTKVNEKVIKSAGVAGVIRPSKTAVQVIIGTQVQFVADEFKKLCK is encoded by the coding sequence ATGATGAAGTTTTTTCAGAAACTTGGTAAGTCATTGATGCTTCCAGTGGCGTGTCTGCCAGTGTGCGGTATCCTTATGGGTATCGGATACATCCTGGCACCGGCAGCTATGGCAGGTGAGGTTCAGGGATTTACCGCAGGAGGCTTATCGTACTCTATCGGACTGTTTCTGATCAAAGCGGGGGGAGCATTGATCGATAATATGTCCTGGCTGTTCGCGGTAGGTGTAGGCGTAGGTATGGCAGATGATTCAGATGGAACAGCAGGTCTGGCAGGTCTTGTATCTATGTATATGATCACCACACTGTTAAGTCCCGGTGCTGTTGCCGGTATTACCGGACATGAGGCAGCGCCTGCATTTGGTAAGATCATCAACCAGTTCGTTGGTATTCTTTCCGGTCTTATCGGTTCTGCATGCTACAACAAATATAAGACTGTTAAACTGCCGGATGCACTGGCATTCTTCAGCGGCAAGAGAGCAGTTGCGATCTTTACAGCTATTTATTCCATAGTTGCAGCTTTAGTCCTGTTTGTAGTATGGCCTCTGGTTTACGGTGGTCTGGTAGCATTAGGCGAAGCATTTATCGGAATGGGTGCTGTTGGAGCAGGTATCTATGCATTCTTTAACCGGCTTCTGATCCCATTTGGCCTGCATCATGCGTTAAACTCTGTATTCTGGTTTGATGTTGCAGGAATCAGTGACCTGAGCAAATTCTGGGGCAATACCGGTGTTTACGGACAGACAGGTATGTATATGACCGGATTCTTCCCATTTATGATGTTTGGTCTTCCAGCAGCCTGCATCGCTATGTATCAGACAGCAAAACCTGCTAAGAAGAAAATGGTTTACGGACTTTTAGCTTCTGCAGCTTTCTGTTCTTTCTTTACAGGTGTTACAGAACCAATTGAGTTTTCCTTTATGTTCCTGGCTCCAGGGCTGTATGTAGTGCATGCCCTGTTAGCAGGTATTACAGCAGGCATCACCGTTGCCCTGCCGATCCGTGCAGGCTTCTCCTTCTCAGGCGGTGCTGTTGATATGGTACTTAGTTCCTTTACGCCACTTGCAGAAAATCCATGGCTGCTGATCCCGGTAGGTATCGCAGTTGGCGTTCTTTATTATATCGTATTCCGTTTCGCTATTACAAAGTTCAATTTAAAGACACCGGGACGGGAAGATGATGATGCAGAAGAGTTAAAGGCAACTCTGGCAAACAATGATTACACCTCCGTTGCAAAAATCGTTTTGGAAGGCGTTGGCGGTCCTGAAAATGTAACTTCCATTGACAACTGCATTACCAGATTACGTCTGGAAGTAAAGGATTATACAAAGGTTAATGAAAAGGTGATCAAGTCAGCAGGTGTTGCAGGCGTGATACGTCCAAGCAAGACTGCTGTCCAGGTTATCATCGGAACCCAGGTACAGTTCGTAGCAGATGAATTTAAGAAGCTTTGCAAGTAA
- a CDS encoding ABC transporter permease, with protein sequence MTRQQEYEAKLLREARQIKLCRIILFILFLSLWELTASLGMINRFIFSCPSQILLCLFHMFLDKSLFLHTGVTLTETLVSFFLCTLISLITALFLWSDPLAAQVFEPFLVLLNSLPKSALAPLLLVWLGSRMRMVVTAAVSIAVFGSVMTLYTGFNQMDHDKIRLIFSLGGSKKDVLTKVLLPGSLPLLMSTMKVNIGLCLVGVIIGEFLSAKAGLGYLITYASQTFEMTKLMSALIILCLLSWILYQGVTILEKRLRSW encoded by the coding sequence ATGACCAGACAGCAGGAATATGAAGCAAAGCTTTTAAGAGAAGCCAGACAGATCAAATTATGCCGTATCATCCTTTTTATCCTTTTTCTGTCCCTGTGGGAGCTGACGGCTTCTTTAGGAATGATCAACCGTTTTATATTCAGCTGCCCCTCCCAGATCCTTTTGTGTCTGTTTCACATGTTTTTGGATAAAAGCCTTTTTCTCCACACCGGAGTCACATTGACCGAAACCCTGGTAAGCTTCTTTTTGTGTACCCTGATCAGCCTTATCACAGCCCTTTTTCTCTGGTCAGATCCTCTTGCTGCCCAGGTGTTTGAGCCTTTTTTAGTTCTATTAAACAGCCTTCCAAAATCTGCTCTGGCACCCCTTCTCCTTGTATGGCTTGGAAGCCGTATGCGCATGGTGGTAACTGCTGCTGTTTCCATTGCTGTTTTTGGCTCTGTCATGACTTTATATACAGGCTTTAACCAAATGGATCATGATAAGATCCGGCTGATTTTTTCTCTGGGAGGCAGTAAAAAAGATGTACTTACCAAAGTTCTCCTTCCCGGCAGTCTTCCTCTGCTTATGAGTACCATGAAAGTAAACATCGGGCTCTGTCTGGTAGGTGTGATCATCGGTGAATTTTTAAGTGCCAAAGCAGGCCTTGGCTATCTTATCACTTATGCATCCCAGACCTTTGAAATGACAAAACTGATGAGTGCCCTGATCATTTTATGCCTGCTTTCATGGATATTGTATCAGGGAGTAACTATACTGGAAAAAAGACTGCGTTCCTGGTAA
- a CDS encoding ABC transporter ATP-binding protein: MKPKLQVCRVSFSYHSKHKETLALSDISFTVEHGEFVAILGPSGCGKSTLLSLICGLDEPEAGAIFLDGELLEKNPGNAFHIGYMFQKDQLFEWRDILSNVSLGLEIQHQLTDDRKKELSAMLSDYGLAGFEHAKPSALSGGMRQRAALIRTLALKPDLLLLDEPFSALDHQNRLTVCDDISSILRKTNKTAVLVTHDLSEAISFADRIIVLTPRPGRIRAVLSVSFPDDMNTPLKRRNCPEFSHYFDLLWKELKTDDQTAGI, encoded by the coding sequence ACTGCAGGTTTGCAGGGTCAGCTTTTCCTACCACAGTAAACATAAGGAAACGCTGGCCCTTTCTGATATTTCTTTTACTGTGGAGCACGGGGAATTTGTAGCCATTCTAGGCCCTTCCGGCTGTGGAAAATCCACTCTTTTATCCCTTATTTGCGGCCTTGACGAACCGGAAGCCGGTGCCATCTTCCTGGATGGGGAACTTCTGGAAAAAAATCCGGGAAATGCTTTTCATATCGGCTACATGTTCCAGAAAGACCAGCTGTTTGAATGGCGGGATATTCTTTCTAATGTCTCACTTGGACTGGAGATCCAGCATCAGCTGACAGATGACCGGAAAAAAGAACTGTCTGCCATGCTTTCTGATTATGGACTTGCCGGTTTTGAACATGCAAAGCCTTCTGCTCTCTCCGGCGGCATGCGCCAGAGAGCCGCCCTTATACGCACCCTGGCCCTAAAACCGGACCTGCTCTTACTAGATGAGCCTTTTTCTGCTCTTGATCATCAGAATAGGCTTACTGTATGCGATGATATCAGCTCTATTTTAAGAAAAACTAACAAAACAGCTGTTCTGGTCACACACGACCTGTCAGAAGCCATCAGTTTTGCCGACCGTATTATCGTCCTCACTCCAAGACCGGGGCGTATCCGCGCTGTTCTGTCTGTTTCATTTCCTGATGATATGAATACTCCTTTAAAACGGCGCAACTGCCCGGAATTTTCCCATTATTTTGATCTTTTGTGGAAGGAGCTGAAAACAGATGACCAGACAGCAGGAATATGA